A window of Argopecten irradians isolate NY chromosome 1, Ai_NY, whole genome shotgun sequence contains these coding sequences:
- the LOC138319176 gene encoding uncharacterized protein, whose protein sequence is MLQFVCWTATQKSYIQEHRMKLRSAEKRLPSFFSGICTGTLQMSPVKTELLSNPRVKTYVNEALQANKILCVWEVVSPGQLLLRCPQKKHIEEAHVKIEENIKEEVFSARDPQHRELSSKKFGLDESQLGKVFVTHINESIHIAATTDVMDHIIRWISTYPVVSGGSEHHRQSAAKESKKLHQRLQVQELDLELWKDLSIADACSKVPERRCTIENNCIVIEALEGDLTKIVEEIKGILDRVKKDKVTVSLQSDCAALLRNKEAEHYVNQELGKKHPRCVWKIGSNSDTVDVYTLPVKEAVNAWKIIDESVSLVSLSKKFTHVKRLLEEKDVMKVRQKHHGKVNIFSKTDDVCLVATADAMKDILPVMKAFHEELNTSVSVLLEMPEGIWRFVLERNPKFVKKLQEDFGIELRPTGNKNQIEIFGQRQNIDIAKSCFRKRNW, encoded by the coding sequence ATGCTTCAATTTGTCTGTTGGACTGCAACACAAAAGTCATATATACAGGAGCACAGAATGAAGCTGAGAAGTGCAGAAAAGCGATTGCCCAGTTTTTTCAGTGGAATATGTACAGGAACACTTCAGATGTCACCTGTTAAAACAGAGCTTCTTTCAAATCCTAGAGTGAAAACCTATGTAAACGAAGCATTGCAGGCAAACAAGATACTCTGTGTATGGGAAGTTGTGTCACCTGGACAGCTGCTGCTAAGGTGTCCACAAAAGAAACACATAGAAGAAGCTCATGTCAAAATAGAGGAAAATATCAAAGAAGAAGTCTTTTCAGCAAGAGATCCACAGCACAGAGAACTTTCATCAAAAAAATTTGGATTGGATGAATCACAACTTGGGAAAGTCTTCGTTACCCATATAAATGAAAGCATTCATATAGCAGCTACCACAGATGTTATGGATCATATAATACGATGGATATCAACTTACCCAGTTGTATCTGGTGGTAGTGAACATCACCGGCAATCTGCTGCCAAGGAGTCAAAGAAGTTACATCAGAGATTACAAGTTCAGGAGTTAGACCTGGAATTATGGAAAGATTTGAGTATAGCTGACGCTTGTAGTAAAGTTCCAGAACGACGTTGTACCATTGAAAATAACTGTATTGTGATTGAAGCATTGGAAGGGGATTTGACAAAGATTGTAGAGGAAATAAAGGGGATCCTTGACAGGGTAAAGAAAGACAAAGTCACTGTATCATTACAGTCAGATTGTGCTGCTCTCCTCAGAAATAAGGAAGCAGAACATTATGTTAATCAGGAGCTTGGTAAGAAACATCCAAGATGTGTCTGGAAAATTGGATCAAATAGTGATACTGTTGATGTATACACACTTCCTGTGAAAGAAGCAGTGAATGCTTGGAAGATCATTGATGAAAGTGTATCCTTAGTGTCTCTAAGCAAGAAATTTACCCATGTAAAAAGACTCTTAGAAGAAAAGGATGTCATGAAGGTGCGACAAAAGCACCATGGAAAAGTCAATATATTTTCCAAAACCGATGATGTATGTTTAGTTGCAACAGCAGATGCCATGAAAGACATTCTCCCTGTGATGAAAGCATTTCATGAAGAACTCAACACTTCAGTTTCAGTGCTGCTGGAAATGCCAGAAGGAATTTGGAGGTTTGTCCTTGAGAGAAATCCAAAGTTTGTAAAAAAACTGCAAGAAGATTTTGGTATCGAATTAAGACCGACAGGAAACAAAAATCAGATTGAGATATTTggacaaagacaaaatattgaCATTGCAAAATCTTGTTTTAGAAAAAGAAACTGGTGA